The proteins below are encoded in one region of Anaeromicrobium sediminis:
- a CDS encoding efflux RND transporter periplasmic adaptor subunit: MKNIFIKKNILIGAVIVGLLGGFSFYKSIDANSEEKEDVVVTEYTVQKSNLSIEYVGDGQLEIPTVNLDFEITGKLEDLFVEPGSAVKKGDIIATLDDTDYGNKAETSKRQYEQALLKYEQAKEQKELNLIAEKEKLDNLKYALDTLKVEYEPMTKMKEYYPASEIEKKRIEYEKAKLAHENQLKRYNTLSNTNLDLEMEQVAIKQAELNLKIAEDDLRNTVLESPIDGKVLYTSYKPGETVVEVTKDEDTTTADSTHVVVLSDSGSMEVIVPVSEIDLSNIEIDQNVNLEFEAFLNKSFQGKVTYIEELPKIDSSGLVTYDVNIRLNENNDKLKSGMTCTAAFILKERKNVITIPNKAVYIKDKKQYVKVKKEDGTVEERKISTGLTDGKSVEVTKGIEIGEIILVEK, from the coding sequence TTGAAAAATATATTTATTAAAAAAAATATTCTTATAGGGGCAGTAATTGTAGGTCTACTAGGAGGATTTAGTTTTTATAAAAGTATAGATGCAAACTCTGAAGAAAAAGAAGATGTGGTAGTGACAGAATATACTGTTCAAAAGTCTAATCTAAGTATAGAGTATGTGGGAGATGGTCAATTAGAAATTCCAACAGTAAATTTGGACTTTGAGATTACAGGTAAACTTGAGGATTTATTTGTGGAGCCAGGCAGTGCTGTTAAAAAGGGAGATATTATAGCAACTTTAGATGATACGGATTATGGCAATAAGGCAGAAACCAGCAAAAGACAATACGAGCAAGCCCTATTAAAATATGAACAGGCGAAAGAACAGAAGGAATTAAACTTAATAGCAGAAAAGGAAAAGTTAGATAATCTTAAATACGCCTTAGATACTTTAAAAGTTGAGTACGAACCTATGACAAAGATGAAAGAATATTATCCAGCATCAGAAATAGAAAAAAAGAGGATAGAATACGAAAAGGCAAAACTTGCTCATGAAAATCAGTTAAAAAGATATAATACATTATCTAATACTAATTTAGATTTAGAAATGGAACAAGTGGCCATAAAGCAAGCAGAATTAAATTTAAAAATAGCAGAGGATGACCTTAGAAATACAGTCCTTGAATCACCTATAGATGGTAAAGTATTATACACTTCCTATAAACCAGGGGAAACTGTAGTGGAAGTTACTAAAGATGAAGATACAACTACAGCAGATAGTACCCATGTGGTTGTATTATCCGATAGTGGAAGTATGGAAGTAATAGTACCCGTATCAGAAATTGATTTATCAAATATAGAAATTGACCAAAATGTAAATTTGGAATTTGAGGCATTTTTAAATAAAAGTTTCCAAGGAAAAGTAACATACATAGAAGAACTTCCAAAGATAGATTCTAGTGGATTAGTAACTTATGATGTGAACATTAGATTAAATGAAAATAACGATAAGTTAAAATCTGGCATGACTTGTACAGCAGCTTTTATTTTAAAAGAGAGAAAAAACGTAATTACTATTCCCAATAAGGCTGTTTATATTAAAGATAAGAAACAATATGTGAAAGTTAAGAAAGAAGATGGAACTGTAGAAGAAAGAAAAATATCTACAGGTCTTACAGATGGTAAATCTGTGGAAGTTACAAAGGGCATAGAAATTGGAGAAATAATCTTAGTAGAAAAATAA